In Ktedonobacteraceae bacterium, a genomic segment contains:
- a CDS encoding MarR family transcriptional regulator — MTRKAVQNDIDMAEALLDIVPGLLRRLGADLPLEDSPGADPSWRDVIALRATPGQLSVLSVLAEHKRCTMQQLADHLAVAPSTATAMVKRLLAQGYIERSRDDADWRTVWVRPTEAGCQAVRVVHEAKLASLKKRLEQLSHDERASIMAALPALYHLIEV, encoded by the coding sequence ATGACAAGAAAAGCCGTGCAAAACGACATCGATATGGCGGAAGCGCTCCTGGATATCGTACCCGGACTGCTACGCCGTCTTGGAGCCGACTTACCGCTCGAAGACTCACCCGGGGCTGACCCCAGTTGGCGCGATGTGATTGCATTGCGTGCCACGCCGGGACAATTAAGTGTGTTGAGTGTACTGGCCGAACACAAACGCTGTACCATGCAACAACTCGCGGACCATCTCGCCGTGGCCCCATCGACAGCTACGGCGATGGTCAAACGCCTGCTTGCCCAGGGATATATCGAACGCAGCCGTGATGATGCTGACTGGCGCACGGTCTGGGTTCGACCAACCGAGGCCGGGTGCCAGGCCGTGCGTGTGGTTCATGAAGCGAAGCTCGCCTCGCTGAAAAAGCGCCTGGAGCAGCTCAGTCACGATGAACGGGCCAGCATTATGGCGGCCCTACCTGCGCTATATCACTTAATCGAAGTATAA
- a CDS encoding SRPBCC family protein — MSKNTTTIAAEPGKQEITITREFDAPRELVFKAVTDPQLIPQWWGPRYLSTEVDRMDVRPGGQWRFINRDAEGHEYGFHGVYHEVLAPERIIDTFEFEGLPEAGHVTLETMKLEPLPGGRTRLTTQTVFQSVADRDGMLQSDMESGLKDSYDRLEELLKKI, encoded by the coding sequence ATGTCAAAAAACACAACGACAATTGCCGCGGAGCCAGGGAAGCAGGAAATAACGATCACCCGCGAATTCGATGCTCCGCGCGAACTCGTTTTTAAAGCCGTCACCGATCCACAGCTGATCCCGCAATGGTGGGGGCCGAGATACCTTTCAACCGAAGTTGACAGGATGGATGTGAGACCCGGGGGCCAATGGCGCTTTATCAATCGAGACGCAGAAGGACACGAATATGGGTTCCATGGCGTGTATCACGAAGTCCTTGCGCCTGAGCGCATTATTGATACCTTTGAGTTCGAAGGGTTACCGGAAGCAGGCCATGTGACGCTGGAGACAATGAAACTTGAGCCATTGCCAGGAGGGCGAACCAGGCTCACAACTCAAACCGTTTTCCAATCGGTCGCCGACCGCGATGGCATGCTGCAAAGTGACATGGAATCAGGCCTCAAGGATAGCTATGACCGGCTTGAAGAACTCCTGAAAAAGATATAG
- a CDS encoding metalloregulator ArsR/SmtB family transcription factor yields MLSIDLIKKMLYNNDMDMFVALADPTRRHILELLASSGELTATAIYEQFPTTPQAISQHLRILREAHLVEMEKHAQKHLYRLNPDTLSQFETWVQQTKQRWEERFAALDQVLEREKQKLVKDEHESR; encoded by the coding sequence TTGTTAAGCATTGACTTAATAAAGAAAATGCTTTATAATAATGACATGGATATGTTTGTTGCACTTGCAGATCCTACAAGAAGACACATTTTAGAACTGCTCGCCAGCAGTGGTGAATTAACTGCCACTGCCATCTACGAGCAATTCCCTACCACTCCACAGGCGATCTCACAACACCTCAGAATCTTGCGTGAGGCACACCTGGTGGAGATGGAAAAACACGCACAAAAGCATCTGTACCGCCTCAATCCAGACACACTGTCCCAATTTGAAACATGGGTTCAGCAAACAAAGCAGAGGTGGGAAGAGCGTTTTGCTGCCCTGGATCAGGTACTCGAACGTGAGAAACAGAAGCTCGTGAAGGACGAGCATGAAAGCAGGTAA
- a CDS encoding cysteine synthase family protein has protein sequence MLYSNILDTIGNTPLVELKSFSPRPGVQLFAKLEGANPTGSIKDRIAKKMIEEAEASGKLTPGSILLEPTSGNTGIALAMIARVKGYGFTAVMPDNVTQERRQMLELYGAKIIYSDGSLGSNGAVRLAQELARDDRYVMLYQYGNDANPGAHYEGTAVEIIRDLPDLDVFVAGLGTGGTLTGNARRLKEYNPAIKVVAAEPLQGDGVQGLRSLEDGFVPPVLDQSLLDAKILVTSSDAVRRTRQLKDQEGIFAGPSCGAALHAALRVANSMEQGKIVVILADGGWKYLSEDLWTRDLDQLEDDLEAKLLW, from the coding sequence ATGCTCTACAGCAATATACTAGATACGATTGGAAATACGCCGCTTGTTGAGCTAAAAAGCTTCAGCCCACGCCCCGGAGTACAACTTTTTGCCAAACTTGAGGGCGCGAATCCCACCGGCAGTATCAAGGACCGCATCGCCAAAAAAATGATCGAAGAGGCCGAGGCGAGTGGCAAACTTACCCCCGGTTCCATCTTGCTGGAGCCAACCAGTGGCAATACCGGCATCGCGCTGGCCATGATTGCTCGCGTCAAGGGCTATGGTTTTACAGCAGTCATGCCGGACAACGTGACGCAGGAGCGCCGCCAGATGCTCGAACTCTACGGCGCGAAGATCATTTATTCCGATGGCTCGTTGGGCAGCAATGGCGCGGTACGCCTGGCACAGGAATTGGCCCGCGATGATCGCTACGTAATGCTCTACCAGTATGGCAACGATGCCAACCCCGGCGCTCATTACGAGGGCACGGCGGTTGAAATCATTCGTGATCTGCCGGACCTCGATGTCTTTGTGGCCGGTCTCGGTACCGGTGGCACCCTTACCGGCAATGCTCGTCGCCTGAAAGAATATAATCCTGCTATCAAGGTCGTCGCGGCTGAGCCATTGCAAGGCGATGGCGTACAGGGATTGCGCAGCCTGGAAGATGGTTTTGTGCCGCCCGTACTCGATCAATCGCTGCTCGACGCCAAAATTCTGGTAACCAGCTCAGACGCTGTACGCCGCACCCGCCAGTTGAAAGATCAAGAAGGTATCTTCGCCGGCCCATCATGCGGGGCCGCCCTGCACGCTGCGCTGCGCGTCGCTAACAGCATGGAGCAGGGTAAAATCGTCGTCATCCTCGCCGATGGCGGTTGGAAATACCTCAGCGAAGACCTGTGGACGCGTGACCTGGATCAACTTGAGGACGATCTGGAAGCGAAATTATTATGGTAG
- the nth gene encoding endonuclease III, with product MATRNPADYGYPSSDVTALAAKALEVTNRLTAFYGEVPFSSKDPMSMLVDILLSHRTRDEQTAAAYDNLLKRFGSWEAVRDAPMEEVQDTIANVNFPEVKAPRIQTIMRQITEECGELKLDFLCNLPVEEAAAWLNRFEGVGPKTAACVLLFSCRLPILPVDVHVHRVSGRLGLIGKKVTADNAHALLQALLPQDSRTIYNFHKALLRHGQRICVYEHPRCSKCPITDLCDYYKTVVEPYKKK from the coding sequence ATGGCTACACGCAATCCTGCCGATTATGGTTATCCTTCCTCCGATGTGACGGCACTTGCTGCCAAGGCTCTAGAGGTCACAAATCGCCTGACGGCATTTTATGGGGAGGTTCCGTTCTCCAGCAAGGATCCCATGAGCATGCTGGTCGATATCCTTTTGTCTCACCGCACGCGCGACGAGCAGACCGCCGCTGCCTACGATAACCTGCTGAAGCGTTTTGGCTCGTGGGAGGCGGTACGCGATGCGCCGATGGAAGAGGTACAGGACACGATTGCCAATGTCAACTTTCCCGAGGTGAAAGCGCCACGCATCCAGACGATCATGCGCCAGATTACTGAGGAGTGCGGTGAACTGAAGCTCGATTTCCTCTGCAACTTGCCGGTGGAGGAGGCCGCGGCATGGTTGAATCGCTTCGAGGGTGTCGGGCCAAAGACTGCCGCCTGCGTGTTACTGTTCAGTTGCCGGTTGCCTATCCTGCCTGTTGATGTGCATGTGCATCGCGTCTCGGGACGTCTTGGGCTGATTGGGAAAAAGGTGACGGCCGATAATGCACATGCATTGTTGCAGGCCCTGTTGCCACAGGATTCTAGAACAATCTATAACTTTCACAAGGCCCTGCTGCGGCATGGGCAACGTATCTGTGTGTATGAGCATCCTCGGTGCAGCAAATGTCCGATTACAGATTTGTGCGATTACTATAAAACGGTGGTTGAACCGTATAAGAAAAAGTGA
- a CDS encoding protein kinase has product MRDRYVVEDLLGQGGFGAVYLVRDLRVKGNLYALKEVIDPNKKDRKRFIFESELLKRLDHRAFPRVYRVFEDEEHHRAYMLMDYIEGENLEKLRLQQPEKRFSLPQVLTLLAPIMDAITYLHGQNPPILHRDIKPSNIILPATGEETVLVDFGIAKEFDKDATTTAVRSCSPGYAAPEQYSRGTSIRTDIYGLGATLYVLLTGKVPTDALYRMTAIGSGQVDPLEPPRKFVPSIPQHIEQAIIRALSINSNDRFASVEELWQALNAHPTWRQLTAPVIMKSSSLSQMGTLIPRRPVVTPLPSTITIHKQKRKRLTRLLLLVPAVLLIILAAAVGFFSYATNGQKARSFAPTTQASSTITTIIASPTITAYPTHMASPSPHTKVKATPTSRPVIQPTIIVTIVPPPIPTMRPTPPSTKTPQPSPSPTPRPTPSPTPVPYPNVAGNYTGTIFDQTENITTGMTLYIQQKIGQASITGYFTVNPPLVGSGNFTGSVNTNKYIQFTVQSYHGNAPLYFWGWVQQDSSLKGDYCSLNSKGQCDPSVGDAGTWNVSESGS; this is encoded by the coding sequence TTGCGAGATCGCTATGTTGTTGAAGACCTGCTAGGTCAGGGTGGTTTTGGGGCGGTCTACCTCGTCAGGGATTTACGGGTCAAGGGCAATCTGTACGCGCTCAAAGAGGTCATTGATCCCAACAAAAAAGACCGCAAACGCTTCATTTTTGAGAGCGAACTACTTAAACGTCTCGATCATCGCGCCTTTCCACGCGTCTACCGCGTCTTTGAAGACGAGGAGCATCATAGAGCCTATATGCTCATGGACTATATCGAGGGCGAAAATCTTGAAAAGTTGCGCCTGCAACAGCCGGAAAAACGCTTCTCTCTACCCCAGGTGCTCACCCTACTTGCTCCCATCATGGATGCCATCACCTACTTGCATGGTCAAAATCCTCCAATTCTGCATCGCGATATCAAACCATCCAATATTATTCTTCCCGCTACGGGCGAGGAGACCGTGCTGGTGGACTTCGGCATCGCGAAGGAGTTCGATAAAGACGCGACGACCACTGCTGTCCGCAGCTGCTCGCCCGGCTACGCAGCCCCGGAGCAATACAGCAGAGGAACCAGCATCCGTACCGATATTTATGGACTTGGTGCCACTCTCTATGTCCTCTTGACAGGTAAGGTTCCCACCGATGCTCTCTATCGCATGACGGCCATAGGCTCAGGCCAGGTTGACCCTCTTGAGCCTCCACGTAAATTTGTTCCCTCCATCCCACAACATATTGAGCAGGCCATTATCCGCGCCTTATCCATAAATAGCAATGATCGCTTCGCCAGCGTCGAAGAATTGTGGCAGGCTTTAAATGCTCATCCAACATGGAGACAATTGACTGCGCCTGTCATTATGAAGTCATCCTCATTATCTCAAATGGGAACCCTTATCCCCCGCAGGCCAGTTGTGACGCCTCTTCCTTCGACCATCACCATCCATAAACAAAAGCGGAAGCGACTCACTCGTCTACTGCTGCTCGTTCCGGCAGTACTGCTCATCATCCTTGCCGCGGCGGTCGGCTTCTTCTCTTATGCAACAAACGGCCAGAAGGCGCGTTCTTTCGCGCCAACAACGCAAGCCAGCTCGACCATCACCACTATAATCGCTTCGCCTACCATCACAGCCTATCCAACCCACATGGCTTCACCCTCACCACATACAAAGGTCAAAGCTACGCCCACATCTCGTCCCGTAATCCAGCCCACAATTATCGTTACAATCGTTCCTCCCCCTATCCCTACGATGAGACCTACTCCCCCATCCACGAAAACGCCGCAACCCTCGCCATCTCCGACCCCGCGTCCAACTCCTTCGCCGACGCCCGTTCCCTATCCGAACGTAGCCGGGAACTACACCGGTACCATTTTTGATCAGACCGAAAACATCACCACTGGCATGACTTTATATATCCAACAAAAAATAGGCCAGGCAAGCATCACCGGCTATTTCACCGTCAACCCTCCCCTGGTGGGTAGTGGCAATTTCACCGGTTCGGTCAATACCAACAAATACATCCAGTTCACCGTCCAGTCTTACCATGGAAACGCTCCGCTGTATTTCTGGGGCTGGGTGCAACAGGATAGCAGCCTCAAAGGAGATTATTGTAGCCTCAACTCAAAAGGTCAGTGCGACCCCTCTGTTGGAGACGCAGGCACGTGGAATGTTAGTGAATCAGGGTCATGA
- a CDS encoding M67 family metallopeptidase produces the protein MEVKEGFIVRIPRAIYDEMVAHIVAGYPNEACGALGTKDGQVVRHYPTANAAEHPDDFSIIGEADLLRIFEDIDEYDGEMIYYHSHPKSEAYPSRRDKDWAKRNKLFYVIFSHRFYPEPPYVRVFWVQDDDSVIEGKVEVI, from the coding sequence ATGGAAGTTAAAGAAGGTTTTATCGTTCGTATTCCGCGAGCGATCTACGATGAAATGGTGGCGCATATTGTCGCGGGCTATCCCAACGAGGCCTGCGGCGCGCTTGGTACTAAAGACGGTCAGGTCGTCCGGCACTATCCCACCGCGAATGCCGCCGAACATCCCGATGATTTCTCCATTATCGGCGAGGCCGACCTGCTGCGTATCTTCGAGGATATCGACGAGTATGATGGTGAAATGATCTATTATCATTCCCATCCCAAATCCGAGGCCTATCCATCCCGGCGCGATAAAGATTGGGCCAAACGCAACAAACTGTTCTACGTCATTTTCTCCCATCGTTTCTATCCTGAGCCACCCTATGTTCGCGTTTTCTGGGTGCAGGATGACGATTCGGTAATCGAGGGGAAGGTTGAAGTAATTTAA
- a CDS encoding PQQ-binding-like beta-propeller repeat protein, with protein MKNLSISKVLAPVGILLVMLALVVTGFAHLWPAGAAPSGHTNIQATTAPHLMKIHGAKQGDTAAPPPVQYHGGPVMRQTITYAIFWEPPTLQDGTPARVSNRYNRLLMGYFNDVGGTELYDNNTQYYDDSGHIVNSSAFGAAWVDTSPYPPSGCSYMAMPANCLNDAQIQAEVVRAMDVNGWSAGLNHIFFVYTARKEGSCLDASSKSCAFTDYCAYHSAFAVDGQTVIYANIPYAGTDLAACGVPYAPNGSLDSDSAINITSHEQMEAVTDPQLNAWYNADGEEIGDICAWNFDNIHLNHNTANVDWQNHFYIVQREWSNVFGQCVLRGQLGTVLVTTYNGDLCNLNTNDGYTRWCYATPRIQGSSPTLANGVVYFGSDDGYVNAVHELNGKLAWRYKTDNQLVTSSPVVQDGVVYVASSSLYALNAGNGSLLWKHRFQYGAASSPTVVNDIIYIGEGDGYLYALNAGDGSVLWRFQTKTYVYSTAPTVVNGVVYVGSTNHTLYALDASTGSLLWSYQTNGAIYSSAAVSDGIVYIGSGDNSMYAFNAADGSLIWRYTTGDSIYSSPSVVNGVIYFGSNDDFVYALNASSGSLLWRYQTGGRVFSSPQVANSLLYVGSEDSYVYAINTTAGTLSWRTQLGGSVYTTPFVHLRILGN; from the coding sequence GTGAAAAATTTGTCTATCTCTAAGGTATTGGCTCCGGTCGGTATTTTGCTGGTGATGCTGGCTCTAGTAGTGACCGGTTTTGCCCATCTCTGGCCCGCCGGTGCCGCGCCATCGGGCCACACTAATATTCAGGCAACAACAGCTCCTCATTTGATGAAAATACATGGAGCAAAGCAGGGTGATACCGCGGCTCCTCCTCCGGTGCAATATCATGGCGGGCCGGTTATGCGACAAACCATCACCTACGCGATTTTCTGGGAACCGCCAACATTGCAGGATGGCACACCCGCGCGCGTAAGCAATCGCTACAACAGGCTATTGATGGGCTATTTCAATGACGTTGGTGGCACCGAACTCTATGATAACAATACCCAGTACTACGATGATTCGGGTCATATCGTCAACAGTTCGGCCTTTGGCGCAGCCTGGGTTGATACCTCGCCCTATCCTCCCTCCGGCTGCAGCTATATGGCAATGCCTGCCAATTGCCTCAACGATGCCCAGATTCAGGCCGAAGTAGTCCGCGCTATGGATGTCAATGGTTGGAGCGCGGGCCTGAACCATATCTTCTTCGTCTACACGGCGCGCAAAGAAGGTTCCTGCCTCGACGCTAGCTCGAAATCGTGCGCCTTCACCGATTACTGCGCCTATCATTCCGCTTTCGCTGTCGATGGTCAAACCGTCATTTATGCCAACATTCCATACGCGGGCACCGACCTCGCGGCCTGTGGCGTTCCCTATGCGCCTAATGGCAGCCTCGATTCCGACAGCGCCATTAATATCACCAGCCATGAGCAAATGGAAGCAGTAACCGATCCACAGCTCAATGCCTGGTATAACGCTGACGGCGAAGAGATAGGCGATATTTGCGCCTGGAATTTCGACAACATCCACCTGAACCACAATACGGCGAATGTGGATTGGCAGAACCATTTCTACATTGTGCAGCGAGAATGGAGCAACGTTTTCGGGCAATGCGTCCTGCGAGGACAGCTGGGAACCGTCCTGGTGACAACCTACAATGGTGACCTGTGTAATCTCAATACGAACGATGGTTATACGCGCTGGTGCTACGCAACGCCTCGCATTCAAGGGTCATCGCCCACGCTGGCCAACGGCGTCGTCTACTTCGGCTCTGATGATGGCTATGTGAATGCAGTTCACGAGTTGAATGGTAAACTGGCCTGGCGCTATAAAACTGACAACCAGCTTGTTACCTCCTCGCCGGTTGTCCAGGATGGCGTCGTCTATGTCGCCTCCAGCTCTCTCTACGCGCTCAATGCCGGTAACGGTTCGCTATTGTGGAAGCATCGTTTTCAATATGGCGCCGCCTCCTCACCCACCGTTGTCAATGACATCATTTACATCGGCGAAGGTGATGGCTATCTCTACGCGCTCAACGCCGGCGATGGCTCTGTGTTGTGGCGCTTCCAGACAAAGACCTACGTCTATTCTACAGCCCCGACCGTCGTAAATGGCGTGGTATACGTCGGCTCGACCAACCATACCCTCTACGCGCTCGATGCCAGCACCGGCTCGCTGCTCTGGAGTTACCAGACGAACGGAGCTATCTATTCTTCGGCGGCAGTGAGCGACGGCATCGTCTACATCGGCTCGGGAGATAATTCCATGTACGCGTTCAACGCCGCTGATGGTTCGCTCATCTGGCGCTATACGACGGGCGATTCCATCTATTCCTCGCCGTCCGTCGTCAATGGAGTTATCTACTTCGGCTCGAACGATGACTTTGTCTATGCGCTCAATGCCAGTAGCGGCTCGCTGCTCTGGCGCTACCAGACCGGCGGAAGAGTCTTCTCATCTCCACAAGTAGCCAATAGCCTGCTTTATGTTGGCTCAGAAGACTCCTATGTCTATGCGATCAATACCACCGCCGGAACGCTTTCCTGGCGCACTCAGCTGGGTGGTAGTGTCTATACAACACCTTTTGTCCATCTCAGGATTTTAGGAAACTAA
- a CDS encoding MFS transporter, producing the protein MSFSRSSADTSVTANQEGVVEEAIPHRDGYQWTALSVTTVGALLASIQGSALLIALPNILTELQTSFLTIMWVLIGYLLITTVLTPVIGRLADIWGRKRLYNSGFLMFALGSLVSGLAQPQFHGGDLIVGRVIQGVGGALMITNSTAIVTDAFRKGQVGLGLGVNQIAGAAGFLVGPIVGGLLTELSWRWVFLFNVPLAVFGAIWGFWRLREPVRLARRQHIDFIGAITLTIGLTGTLLALSLLAFPLLSQTLTYSILTIGIVGLFLFAVIEPRIKEPLVQLRLFRERLFLFANLSGLLNGIARGAVLFLLIFFLQGPYGQDPLRAGLMLTPFGAAFMIVGPLSGRLSDHVGSRVLTPLGLGVSSLGLLGLSTVGPSTPYWLLSIFMALMGGGSGFFVSPNTNAIMSSVGAQMRGAAAGILSMLNNTGQMLSIAIVFPLALSAVPMAAMMQVFIYGGGMSQFPAALNTFLHGVHTAFLVSFALSVIAMIVAALRPSHR; encoded by the coding sequence ATGAGTTTTTCACGTTCATCCGCGGATACTTCTGTGACCGCGAATCAAGAGGGCGTTGTCGAGGAAGCCATTCCCCATCGCGATGGCTATCAATGGACGGCTCTTTCAGTCACAACAGTTGGAGCCTTGCTCGCCTCTATTCAAGGTTCAGCCTTGTTGATCGCATTGCCCAATATTTTAACGGAACTTCAGACCTCGTTTCTAACTATCATGTGGGTACTGATCGGCTACTTGCTGATTACCACGGTCTTAACTCCGGTGATTGGACGGTTAGCGGATATCTGGGGACGCAAACGCCTCTATAATAGCGGCTTTCTCATGTTCGCGCTTGGTTCGCTGGTATCCGGGCTCGCGCAGCCACAGTTTCATGGTGGCGATCTGATAGTGGGACGTGTGATCCAGGGCGTTGGTGGGGCGCTGATGATAACCAACAGCACAGCAATTGTTACCGATGCATTTCGCAAGGGGCAGGTTGGTCTGGGACTCGGTGTCAACCAGATTGCGGGCGCGGCAGGATTCCTGGTCGGCCCGATTGTTGGTGGCTTGCTGACCGAGTTATCGTGGCGCTGGGTCTTCCTGTTCAATGTGCCGCTTGCTGTCTTTGGAGCAATTTGGGGTTTCTGGAGACTGCGCGAGCCCGTGCGCCTTGCCAGGCGCCAGCACATCGACTTCATAGGCGCTATTACACTTACCATCGGCCTGACCGGAACCCTGCTGGCACTGAGCCTGCTGGCCTTCCCGCTGCTGAGCCAGACCCTGACCTACTCCATTCTCACTATAGGTATTGTCGGGCTGTTCCTCTTTGCCGTTATTGAACCACGCATTAAGGAGCCACTGGTACAATTGCGCCTCTTCCGCGAGCGTCTCTTCTTGTTCGCGAACCTGAGCGGCCTGCTTAATGGCATTGCTCGTGGTGCCGTACTGTTCCTGCTCATCTTCTTCCTGCAAGGGCCTTACGGACAGGACCCGCTGAGAGCCGGCCTCATGTTGACCCCATTTGGTGCGGCTTTTATGATCGTTGGCCCATTGAGTGGCAGATTATCGGATCATGTAGGCTCGCGCGTGCTGACGCCGCTGGGCCTGGGCGTTTCTTCCCTGGGCTTGTTGGGGTTATCTACCGTCGGACCGTCAACGCCGTACTGGTTGTTGTCGATCTTCATGGCCCTCATGGGCGGTGGTTCCGGCTTCTTCGTCTCACCCAACACCAACGCCATCATGAGTTCCGTGGGAGCCCAGATGCGAGGGGCCGCAGCTGGCATTCTCAGCATGCTCAATAATACCGGCCAGATGCTCAGTATCGCCATTGTCTTCCCGCTTGCCCTGAGTGCCGTGCCTATGGCGGCAATGATGCAGGTTTTCATCTATGGAGGCGGCATGAGCCAGTTCCCAGCCGCGCTCAATACGTTCCTGCATGGCGTTCACACAGCGTTTCTGGTATCCTTTGCATTGAGCGTCATAGCCATGATTGTGGCCGCCTTGCGACCTTCTCATCGTTAG
- a CDS encoding ABC transporter ATP-binding protein: MAFSGRFGAMGPLWHQQRTLGYLSEGKPDTRRTLGKVWQYLRVYRGKLVLGTLVMILGVGTGLVPPLLIRELIDTAIPHHQFALVLLLGGGMILFPIGNALLGLGQNYLSITIAQGMIADLRAKLYRHTQLLGLDFFTWTRAGQIHTRFLNDAGGLQNVLTQSFIGTLGNLITLVGTLAVMVSINWQLTLVTIVALPSFAFPILYFGKRRYTAMERAQEALGELSVMLEETLSLSGAIVVKSFGTEEREAKHFDEINAHVRHEQVAQLLEGQWLLVVVQSLTALGPALLYTYGAYLVITHQVALGTIVAFAAYLAQLYAPASSLAGANATLLGGLALFDRVFQFLEIPITVPEPVKPEPLPPLPTEGIVFDNVSFSYPGKAGNKEVLHDISFTAPLGKLTALVGPSGAGKSTILSLAARFYDPTHGSVRLDGIPLAQIAQHNLRHRLALVTQELFLFHATLRENICYGAPEASDAEVETVVEAAQLQDLINRLPEGLDTIVGERGYRLSGGEKQRVAIARALLCQAPYLLLDEATSSLDSQVERRIQAALEKLIEGRTVIAIAHRLSTIQRADQILVVQQGQIVERGTHEMLLQQSGLYQALYEAQFAAQLEE, encoded by the coding sequence ATGGCATTTAGTGGTCGTTTTGGAGCAATGGGTCCATTGTGGCATCAACAACGGACGTTAGGATATCTGTCTGAAGGCAAACCGGATACTCGGCGCACGCTCGGCAAGGTCTGGCAATACCTGCGGGTCTATCGTGGGAAACTCGTGTTGGGGACGCTGGTCATGATTTTAGGGGTCGGAACAGGATTGGTTCCCCCGCTGCTGATCCGGGAGCTGATCGATACGGCCATACCACACCATCAATTCGCTCTTGTTCTGCTGCTTGGAGGCGGCATGATTCTTTTTCCTATTGGTAATGCCCTGCTGGGGCTGGGTCAGAACTATCTGAGCATAACGATTGCCCAGGGGATGATTGCGGACCTGCGAGCGAAGCTTTACCGACATACACAATTGCTGGGATTGGACTTCTTCACCTGGACGCGCGCCGGCCAAATTCATACACGCTTTCTGAATGATGCCGGGGGACTGCAAAACGTTCTCACCCAGTCCTTTATCGGTACGCTTGGCAATCTGATCACCCTGGTCGGGACGCTGGCGGTTATGGTGAGCATCAACTGGCAACTGACTCTCGTTACGATAGTTGCCCTGCCATCCTTTGCGTTTCCGATCCTGTATTTTGGGAAACGGCGTTATACGGCGATGGAACGCGCTCAGGAGGCGCTCGGTGAGCTCTCGGTGATGTTGGAGGAGACGCTGAGCCTTTCTGGAGCCATCGTCGTGAAAAGCTTCGGCACGGAGGAACGCGAGGCCAAACATTTTGATGAGATCAACGCTCACGTGCGTCACGAGCAAGTAGCGCAATTGCTGGAGGGGCAATGGCTGCTGGTGGTCGTGCAGAGCCTTACGGCGCTTGGCCCAGCTCTGCTCTACACGTATGGGGCCTATCTCGTGATTACGCACCAGGTTGCTTTGGGCACGATTGTCGCATTTGCCGCATACCTGGCGCAGCTTTACGCCCCGGCATCCTCATTAGCGGGGGCCAACGCGACTTTGCTTGGCGGGTTGGCACTATTCGACCGTGTCTTCCAGTTCCTTGAGATTCCCATCACTGTGCCAGAACCGGTGAAGCCAGAACCTCTGCCGCCTCTACCAACCGAGGGGATCGTCTTTGATAATGTCTCTTTCTCTTATCCAGGCAAAGCAGGCAACAAAGAAGTGCTCCACGATATATCGTTCACGGCTCCGCTTGGGAAGCTCACCGCGTTGGTTGGACCCAGTGGAGCAGGCAAATCTACCATCCTCTCGCTGGCTGCGCGTTTTTACGACCCAACGCACGGCTCAGTCCGGCTTGATGGCATTCCGCTTGCGCAGATCGCGCAGCACAATTTACGACATCGCCTGGCGCTGGTGACACAGGAACTCTTCCTCTTCCATGCCACGCTACGTGAGAATATCTGCTATGGCGCACCTGAGGCATCCGATGCGGAGGTGGAAACCGTGGTGGAGGCTGCACAGTTGCAGGACCTGATCAACCGCCTGCCGGAAGGGCTGGATACGATAGTTGGCGAGCGCGGCTACCGGCTTTCGGGAGGTGAGAAGCAGCGCGTAGCCATTGCACGCGCGCTGCTGTGCCAGGCTCCCTATCTCTTGCTCGATGAGGCTACCAGTTCGCTGGATTCGCAGGTGGAAAGGCGCATTCAGGCCGCGCTGGAAAAGCTGATCGAGGGTAGGACGGTAATCGCTATCGCGCACCGGCTTTCGACAATACAACGTGCTGATCAGATTCTTGTGGTGCAACAGGGCCAGATCGTCGAGCGAGGCACGCACGAGATGCTGCTACAGCAGTCCGGGTTGTATCAGGCATTATACGAGGCACAGTTCGCGGCGCAGCTAGAGGAGTAG